One part of the Candidatus Nanopelagicales bacterium genome encodes these proteins:
- the lnt gene encoding apolipoprotein N-acyltransferase has translation MTVLSSRTVWQVAWRPLLALVAGVGLVMSFPPIGLPWLAPLAIAAFVAVIVTSSLRAAIGYSVITGLTFSLVLLQWLVTLGPDAWLLLSVFLTAWFVLVGIGMWAVRALSFWPLWVGCVWVLQESLRDRVPWGGFPWGRLAFSQANAPDVAYASVGGAPLVTFVVALTGTMLCWVALTLHKLRAKPQDAAPKPPVALLPAVAALAIGIWCAGAVIPRPVAGQSAAGPAEAIVAVVQGSVPRTGLDALGQRRAVLDNHVKATIELARQVRLGIKPQPELVVWPENSSDLDPLNTPDAAQQIRIAAEAIGVPILVGAVTRDQNQPNQRWNIGLVWDPKTGPGEFYVKRHLVPFGEFIPAR, from the coding sequence GTGACGGTTCTTTCCTCTCGCACGGTGTGGCAGGTCGCTTGGCGACCCTTGCTGGCCCTGGTAGCCGGGGTCGGGCTGGTGATGTCGTTTCCGCCGATTGGACTGCCATGGCTCGCTCCGCTCGCTATCGCGGCCTTTGTCGCCGTGATCGTCACCTCCAGCCTGCGTGCGGCGATCGGCTACAGCGTGATCACTGGCCTGACATTTTCATTGGTCCTGCTGCAGTGGCTCGTGACGCTCGGGCCGGACGCGTGGCTATTGCTCTCGGTCTTCTTGACCGCGTGGTTCGTGCTGGTTGGCATCGGCATGTGGGCCGTGCGAGCCCTGTCGTTCTGGCCGCTGTGGGTCGGCTGCGTGTGGGTGTTGCAGGAGTCGCTGCGCGATCGGGTTCCTTGGGGCGGGTTTCCCTGGGGCAGGTTGGCCTTCAGCCAAGCGAATGCCCCCGACGTCGCCTACGCCTCGGTCGGCGGTGCGCCCTTGGTGACATTTGTCGTCGCCCTCACCGGCACGATGTTGTGCTGGGTCGCCCTGACCCTGCACAAGCTGCGCGCCAAGCCGCAGGACGCAGCCCCCAAACCGCCAGTTGCTCTCCTCCCAGCCGTCGCGGCCTTGGCGATCGGCATCTGGTGCGCCGGAGCAGTCATCCCTCGACCGGTTGCTGGCCAATCAGCCGCGGGTCCCGCCGAGGCCATCGTCGCCGTAGTTCAGGGCAGCGTTCCGCGCACCGGTCTGGACGCCCTCGGTCAGCGCCGTGCGGTGCTCGACAACCATGTCAAGGCAACCATCGAACTCGCCCGCCAGGTTCGACTCGGGATCAAGCCACAGCCCGAATTGGTCGTCTGGCCGGAGAACTCCAGCGACCTCGACCCGCTGAACACCCCGGATGCGGCCCAGCAGATACGCATCGCTGCGGAGGCAATTGGCGTGCCCATCCTGGTCGGCGCGGTTACCCGTGACCAAAACCAGCCGAATCAGCGGTGGAACATTGGCTTGGTCTGGGACCCGAAAACCGGACCGGGGGAGTTCTACGTCAAGCGACATCTGGTCCCGTTCGGGGAGTTCATTCCGGCGCGGT
- a CDS encoding amidohydrolase family protein: MEQTRARLVLTSASVYSATAPFATAIIIDGDQVAWIGDDGGLTQQLLDSDRIIDGTGLFAAPAFFDAHAIGSVEQVTLPRGVAAAQVFPGRAPAADHAARTSGSYLSAASSGTPGSSLVTIGIDGEVADDQELTTDPHRIDAEVDTEDSALKQLQADRTSVVLPATAVATGALARLARAGIPTAIGSFGATTSPWEWIRQAVFGAAEGVSARAAFGACTRSGWRLLGRPDRGQLIVGARASIALWRAPELAVQTADERVAAWSTDPRSGTPPLPDLTPGRELPTFAGLILGPQTSLPAIR; encoded by the coding sequence GTGGAGCAGACCAGGGCACGGCTCGTACTCACGTCTGCGTCTGTCTATTCGGCCACGGCACCATTCGCGACGGCAATTATCATCGACGGGGACCAGGTGGCCTGGATCGGCGATGACGGCGGCCTCACGCAGCAGTTGCTGGATTCCGACCGGATCATTGACGGGACCGGTTTGTTTGCCGCACCGGCGTTCTTCGATGCGCACGCGATCGGTTCGGTGGAACAAGTGACGTTGCCCCGAGGGGTCGCCGCCGCGCAGGTCTTCCCCGGACGTGCACCTGCGGCGGACCACGCAGCGCGGACGTCGGGGTCGTACCTGTCCGCGGCCAGTTCCGGTACTCCCGGCAGTTCCCTGGTGACGATCGGGATTGACGGCGAGGTCGCCGACGACCAGGAACTGACCACCGACCCCCACCGCATCGATGCAGAGGTCGACACAGAGGATTCCGCTCTGAAGCAACTCCAGGCCGACCGCACGTCGGTCGTCTTACCAGCGACCGCTGTCGCCACCGGGGCGCTTGCCCGGTTGGCACGCGCCGGGATCCCGACTGCGATCGGATCTTTCGGCGCGACGACCAGCCCGTGGGAGTGGATCAGGCAGGCCGTCTTCGGCGCGGCGGAAGGCGTCTCGGCGCGCGCCGCTTTCGGAGCCTGTACCCGGTCTGGCTGGCGATTACTCGGCCGACCTGATCGCGGCCAACTTATCGTCGGCGCTCGGGCGAGCATCGCGCTGTGGCGGGCACCGGAGTTGGCCGTGCAAACGGCCGACGAGAGGGTGGCCGCTTGGTCAACTGACCCACGTTCAGGCACCCCACCGCTGCCCGACCTCACCCCGGGTCGCGAGCTGCCCACGTTCGCCGGACTCATCCTTGGACCCCAGACCAGCTTGCCGGCGATACGGTGA
- a CDS encoding cation:proton antiporter, protein MQVDALLAIGSESVADAMLEVGLLLLGLGILARLAATVGLSPVPLFLIAGLAFGDGGIAPIGVDEQFLQVAAEIGAVLLLLLLGLEYSGEELVVTIRGQWRAGIVDILLNSLPGVIFGLVMGWGALGAVAFGGITYISSSGIVAQVVRDLQWRRKAEVPGVIGLLIIEDIVMAPYLPILTALATGAGVLTGLISVGVALGVLVVVLLVSMHRMQLANRLLDAEQPVSLLLTLFGAAVAVAGLAALTGFSSAVAAFLVGLLFTGEVADVARRRLAPLRDVFAAVFFVFFGLNTDPRQIPAVLPMALLLAVIGIGTKLLTGRLVGRDAGASPRGKLRAGALLIARGEFSVVIAGIVALSPIVPANLLPLATTYVLITAIAGPLLARLAEPWADGAERRRASRLARV, encoded by the coding sequence ATGCAGGTAGATGCCCTCCTAGCAATTGGGTCAGAGTCCGTCGCTGACGCGATGCTTGAGGTTGGCCTGCTGCTGCTCGGCCTCGGCATCCTGGCGCGCCTCGCGGCGACAGTCGGCCTCTCCCCCGTCCCCTTGTTCCTGATCGCGGGGCTGGCGTTCGGCGACGGCGGCATCGCACCGATCGGGGTCGACGAGCAGTTCCTGCAAGTCGCAGCAGAGATCGGCGCTGTGTTGTTGCTGCTACTGCTCGGTTTGGAGTACTCCGGCGAGGAACTCGTCGTCACCATCCGAGGTCAGTGGCGTGCTGGCATCGTCGACATCCTGTTGAACAGCCTGCCCGGCGTGATTTTCGGTCTAGTGATGGGGTGGGGTGCCCTCGGCGCGGTTGCCTTTGGCGGCATCACCTACATTTCAAGCTCCGGAATCGTTGCTCAAGTCGTCCGTGACCTGCAGTGGCGTCGTAAGGCAGAAGTGCCGGGTGTAATTGGGCTGCTCATTATTGAGGACATCGTGATGGCGCCCTATCTGCCCATCTTGACGGCGCTGGCGACAGGAGCTGGCGTCCTGACGGGTCTGATCAGTGTCGGGGTTGCACTTGGTGTGCTCGTGGTCGTGCTGCTGGTGTCCATGCATCGGATGCAGCTGGCAAACCGCTTGCTGGATGCCGAGCAGCCAGTCTCACTGCTGCTGACCTTGTTCGGCGCGGCCGTCGCCGTTGCCGGTCTGGCTGCCTTGACGGGCTTCTCCTCGGCGGTGGCGGCGTTCCTGGTGGGTCTGCTGTTCACCGGTGAGGTCGCCGACGTGGCCCGTCGGCGGCTCGCACCCTTACGAGATGTCTTTGCCGCGGTGTTCTTTGTGTTCTTCGGACTGAATACCGATCCCCGGCAGATCCCTGCTGTCCTCCCGATGGCACTGCTACTGGCTGTGATCGGTATCGGCACCAAACTGCTCACCGGCCGGTTGGTCGGTCGGGACGCCGGGGCAAGCCCGCGCGGCAAGTTGCGCGCCGGTGCGTTGCTCATCGCGCGCGGTGAGTTCAGCGTCGTGATCGCCGGGATTGTCGCGCTCTCGCCAATAGTGCCCGCGAATCTTCTTCCGTTGGCAACGACGTACGTGCTGATCACCGCGATCGCAGGGCCGCTCCTGGCGCGACTGGCCGAGCCGTGGGCAGATGGTGCCGAGCGCCGTCGTGCCAGCAGGCTTGCCCGAGTGTGA